One stretch of Eggerthella lenta DSM 2243 DNA includes these proteins:
- a CDS encoding TIGR03915 family putative DNA repair protein, protein MSRKPAENQPLFPEEPLAEVAYCHDGSLEGLLSAVFEAYARREDPQDIARADVLQPRLGQTVRVIETNEEHAVRVRRGIRRACGDAAYDAVKHASLSDHPDAGTIVYRFIRYAMAQNRPHDCSGCKRRGSCGGACGKFACTGKARRSVLGDLAHPAVEPLHRLARSVMNERHRMLQFLRFEHLENGVWFARCNPAASVIPLLMDWFSGRFNTQPFIIFDEAHNIAGVYEGRDWYLVQTENVDLPDRASEERLMQQAWKRFYDTVAVEARYNPELRRQFMPKRFWKNITEMQEDLPGKEISPR, encoded by the coding sequence ATGAGCCGAAAGCCCGCCGAGAACCAGCCCCTCTTCCCCGAAGAACCCCTGGCCGAGGTCGCCTACTGCCACGACGGCTCGCTCGAGGGCCTGCTGTCCGCCGTGTTCGAGGCGTACGCGCGCCGCGAGGACCCGCAGGACATCGCCCGCGCCGACGTCCTGCAGCCGCGGCTCGGCCAAACCGTGCGCGTCATCGAGACGAACGAGGAGCATGCCGTGCGCGTTCGGCGCGGCATCAGGAGGGCGTGCGGAGACGCCGCCTACGATGCCGTCAAGCACGCCTCGCTCAGCGACCACCCGGACGCCGGCACCATCGTGTACCGCTTCATCCGCTACGCCATGGCGCAGAACAGGCCGCACGATTGCTCCGGCTGCAAGCGCCGCGGATCATGCGGCGGCGCGTGCGGGAAGTTCGCCTGCACGGGCAAGGCCCGCCGCAGCGTGCTGGGCGACCTCGCCCACCCTGCCGTCGAGCCGCTCCACCGCCTCGCCCGCTCCGTCATGAACGAGCGGCATCGTATGCTGCAGTTCCTCCGCTTCGAGCATCTGGAGAACGGCGTGTGGTTCGCGCGCTGCAACCCCGCAGCCTCGGTCATCCCGCTGCTCATGGACTGGTTCAGCGGGCGCTTCAACACGCAGCCCTTCATCATCTTCGACGAGGCGCACAACATTGCCGGCGTCTACGAAGGGCGCGACTGGTACCTCGTCCAGACGGAGAACGTCGACCTGCCCGACCGCGCGTCCGAGGAACGCCTCATGCAGCAGGCCTGGAAGCGCTTCTACGACACCGTGGCCGTCGAGGCCCGCTACAACCCCGAGCTGCGCCGCCAGTTCATGCCCAAGCGCTTCTGGAAGAACATCACCGAGATGCAGGAAGACCTCCCCGGAAAGGAAATCTCCCCGCGCTAG
- a CDS encoding putative DNA modification/repair radical SAM protein has translation MDLVAKLEILADAAKYDVACTSSGIDRDAQKGKLGNTLAAGCCHSFAADGRCITLLKVLMTNVCVYDCAYCVNRASNEVPRAAFKPRELADLTIAFYRRNYIEGLFLSSGVIRNPDYTTELMIQTLSILREEHGFRGYIHAKAVPGTSPELVQQLGHLADRMSVNMELPSQKSLQLLAPQKDKQRIIAPMRQIRDNIAVDKDTRALVRKQTTYMRQIRPKKKERAFVPAGQSTQMIVGASPESDFQILNLSAALYRTLSLKRVFFSAYTPVNDDKRLPGTDAVQLNREHRLYQADWLLRFYRFDVTEIIDEDNPFLDPDLDPKANWAINHLDFFPVEVNTAPLEALLRVPGIGVRGANLIVRARRTTCLREPELRKLGIAYKRARFFITCSGSYSGRGVDFSREGLRAQLAAPIKGGNHGRRADKTTPGQMSLFESVETPEKARIAGGSGARALESGDATAAASCSDAERSSNAASSSGRAASADGTYGWQRALETPEAVCA, from the coding sequence ATGGATCTGGTTGCCAAGCTCGAGATTCTCGCCGACGCTGCTAAGTACGACGTTGCCTGCACGTCTTCGGGCATCGACCGCGACGCCCAGAAGGGCAAGCTCGGCAACACGCTGGCCGCCGGCTGCTGCCACAGCTTCGCGGCCGACGGGCGCTGCATCACGCTGCTCAAGGTGCTCATGACCAACGTCTGCGTGTACGATTGCGCCTACTGCGTGAACCGCGCGTCGAACGAGGTGCCGCGCGCCGCGTTCAAGCCGCGCGAGCTGGCCGACCTCACCATCGCGTTCTACCGCCGCAACTACATCGAGGGCCTGTTCCTCAGCTCAGGCGTCATCCGCAACCCCGACTACACCACCGAGCTCATGATACAGACGCTGTCCATCCTGCGCGAGGAGCACGGCTTCCGCGGCTACATCCACGCGAAAGCGGTGCCCGGCACCTCGCCCGAGCTCGTGCAGCAGCTGGGGCACTTGGCCGACCGCATGAGCGTGAACATGGAGCTGCCCTCCCAGAAGAGCCTGCAGCTGCTCGCGCCCCAGAAGGACAAACAGCGCATCATCGCGCCCATGCGCCAGATCCGCGACAACATCGCCGTGGACAAGGACACGCGCGCGCTCGTGCGCAAGCAGACCACCTACATGAGGCAGATCCGCCCCAAGAAGAAGGAGCGCGCCTTCGTGCCGGCCGGGCAGTCCACGCAGATGATCGTAGGAGCCTCGCCCGAAAGCGACTTCCAGATCCTCAACCTGTCGGCCGCGCTCTACCGCACGCTGTCGCTCAAGCGCGTGTTCTTCAGCGCCTACACGCCGGTGAACGACGACAAGCGCCTGCCCGGCACCGACGCCGTCCAGCTCAACCGCGAGCATCGGCTGTACCAGGCCGACTGGCTGCTGCGCTTCTACCGCTTCGACGTCACCGAGATCATCGACGAGGACAACCCCTTCCTCGATCCCGACCTCGACCCGAAGGCGAACTGGGCCATCAACCACCTGGACTTCTTCCCCGTGGAGGTGAACACCGCTCCGCTCGAGGCGCTGCTGCGCGTGCCCGGCATCGGCGTGCGCGGAGCGAACCTCATCGTGCGCGCGCGGCGCACCACCTGCCTGCGCGAGCCCGAGCTGCGCAAGCTGGGCATCGCGTACAAGCGCGCCCGCTTCTTCATCACGTGCAGCGGCAGCTACTCGGGGCGCGGCGTCGACTTCTCGCGCGAAGGGCTGCGCGCGCAGCTTGCCGCGCCCATCAAGGGCGGCAACCACGGGCGGCGCGCCGACAAGACCACACCGGGTCAGATGAGCCTGTTCGAGAGCGTCGAGACGCCCGAGAAGGCCCGCATCGCGGGCGGGTCGGGCGCACGCGCGCTGGAAAGCGGCGATGCGACCGCAGCGGCGTCTTGCAGCGATGCGGAGCGCTCCTCGAACGCGGCGTCGTCGTCCGGCCGCGCCGCGAGCGCCGACGGGACGTACGGTTGGCAGCGAGCCCTCGAAACGCCGGAAGCCGTGTGCGCATGA
- the crcB gene encoding fluoride efflux transporter CrcB, whose protein sequence is MVAVLCVGLGGFIGSVGRYLLGLVPVEGDFPLMTFAVNFAGAVLIGAVFEAATEGSGLPDNAVLFLKTGVCGGFTTFSAFSLETLALLERGKYATGALYACGSVLACLAGVVIGRLAVRGVRAALTGSAAA, encoded by the coding sequence ATGGTGGCGGTGCTGTGCGTGGGTTTGGGCGGCTTCATCGGATCGGTAGGGCGCTATCTGCTGGGTCTCGTGCCGGTCGAGGGCGACTTCCCGCTCATGACGTTCGCCGTCAACTTTGCGGGCGCCGTGCTCATCGGGGCGGTGTTCGAGGCCGCCACGGAGGGCTCCGGCTTGCCTGACAACGCCGTGTTGTTCCTCAAGACCGGCGTGTGCGGCGGCTTCACCACGTTTTCCGCGTTCTCGCTGGAGACCCTCGCCTTGCTCGAACGCGGCAAGTACGCGACGGGCGCGCTGTACGCATGCGGAAGCGTGCTCGCTTGCCTTGCCGGCGTCGTGATAGGGCGGCTGGCCGTGCGCGGCGTGCGCGCCGCCCTGACCGGCTCGGCCGCGGCGTAG
- a CDS encoding putative ABC transporter permease — translation MGKHDRVENGLDLDEGAPASNSKIPLPLKVFGILCIVSGAALVPVLALLIVGMVMALQQGAIVEELSAAALVIFVSDAVLMTVLSAMFVILGIRLLRDKRRRTAQIAEVMIVILILVILCDMMLSGLTPDLIPYGVVLVVLVALSSYVDPSLAEERELRRKLRDMETREAAEEGTLGRDETGKGFIALNFFNLFWIFVVCCVLGLMIETVYHFLVVNPGHYQDRAGLLFGPFSPIYGFGAVLMTVALNRFHDKNVVLIFLVSAVIGGAFEYLTSWFMQFAFGIVAWDYSGTFLSIDGRTNGMFMAMWGVLGVVWIKLLLPWMLKLVNLIPWNWRYAVTTVCAALMIVDGAMTLLSLDCWYQREAGKPPETAVAHFFAEHFDNQYMENRFQSMSIDPGNATRAK, via the coding sequence ATGGGTAAGCACGACCGCGTCGAGAACGGACTCGACCTCGACGAAGGCGCGCCTGCGTCCAATAGCAAGATCCCCCTTCCGCTCAAGGTGTTCGGCATCCTGTGCATAGTCAGCGGCGCAGCGCTCGTGCCGGTGCTCGCGCTGCTCATCGTCGGCATGGTGATGGCCCTGCAACAGGGCGCCATCGTCGAGGAGCTGTCCGCCGCCGCCCTCGTCATCTTCGTCTCCGACGCGGTGCTCATGACGGTTTTGTCCGCCATGTTCGTCATCCTGGGCATCCGACTGCTGCGCGACAAACGGCGTCGCACGGCCCAGATCGCCGAGGTCATGATCGTCATCCTCATCCTCGTGATCCTCTGCGACATGATGCTGAGCGGCCTCACGCCCGATCTCATCCCCTACGGCGTGGTGCTGGTCGTGCTCGTCGCGCTATCGAGCTACGTGGACCCGTCGCTAGCCGAAGAGCGCGAGCTGCGCCGCAAACTGCGCGATATGGAAACGCGCGAGGCGGCCGAGGAGGGCACGCTCGGCCGCGACGAGACCGGCAAGGGCTTCATCGCGCTCAACTTCTTCAACCTGTTCTGGATCTTCGTCGTGTGCTGCGTGCTGGGACTCATGATCGAGACGGTATACCACTTCCTCGTCGTGAATCCAGGGCACTACCAGGATCGCGCGGGTTTGCTGTTCGGCCCGTTCTCGCCCATCTACGGTTTCGGCGCGGTGCTGATGACGGTCGCCCTGAACCGATTCCACGACAAGAACGTCGTGCTCATCTTCCTGGTGAGCGCCGTCATCGGCGGGGCGTTCGAGTATCTGACCAGCTGGTTCATGCAGTTCGCCTTCGGCATCGTGGCGTGGGACTACTCCGGCACGTTCCTGTCCATCGACGGGCGCACGAACGGCATGTTCATGGCCATGTGGGGCGTCTTGGGCGTGGTGTGGATCAAGCTGCTTCTTCCCTGGATGTTGAAGCTGGTGAACCTCATCCCTTGGAACTGGCGCTACGCGGTCACCACGGTGTGCGCCGCGCTCATGATCGTCGACGGGGCGATGACGCTGCTGTCGCTCGACTGCTGGTACCAGCGCGAGGCTGGAAAACCTCCCGAGACGGCCGTGGCGCACTTCTTCGCCGAGCACTTCGACAACCAGTACATGGAGAACCGCTTCCAGAGCATGTCCATCGATCCGGGCAACGCGACCCGCGCGAAATAG